The Lasioglossum baleicum chromosome 15, iyLasBale1, whole genome shotgun sequence genomic interval ACAGAGATCGTGCAGGGacactattgggttggcaagaaagtaatttcggtattttaaggtgaaataaaaccgaatttctttattcaagcgatgaactttaagcaataaaatattttcgtattctttttggcaaaagatcatcgaacaaaagggacaatatcttattcatcagaattcattgcttgaataaaaatattgggctctatttcactttaaaataccgaaattactttcttgccaacccaatattttttatgactgcgtggACCGCGCCAAAAGTATAATACAAAGGAtgtcgaacgtagaaaaggacagcatgtaaacacggacgGGGTAGttggaaggggtaggcgaagggacaATGATCATGGAGATCatcagggagctagatcgcgactttactgtaccggAAAAACTCATGAtgttattgtatattgtatgtgtatcgtggaattttttttctcttttaggAGGGACGCTGCTGGGAGGAGGAATAAGATCGGTCCGTGGAACTTTTCTGAGAACGCTGGTTGTCGTTTTCCTGGCCACGTTTCTGTGGCTCCAAATTCACGTGATCAGCTTGACCGGTCGAGACTCTACCGGCCACTCCTCCCCGAACGAAACGCTGTTCGCTCTTGTACCGCAAGAGCTGCACAGGTAAATCGAACGAAACTGCGCACGGTGTCCCTTTCCAATTACATACATATGCATATAAAcataaatatgaatataaatattcatataCGGATACGTACAGACTTATGTGAATATTTATGTATCGAAAGTCAAGGTAACGCGGCGAGATAAAGCGACGGTGACGCGTGGACGACGATCGGTAGCGAGAAAACCTTCGATGTTGTTCTATTTAGACTCTAGACTCTCTGGGCTCTAGACTCTAGACTCTAGTCTCTAGAGTGTAGACTCCAGTCTCTAGACTCTAGACtcttgactctatactttagaCTGTAGACCATACAACGATAGAACAGAATATAGGATAGAAGGAAGAAACACGAGCGAACCTCCTATATTGTTGTAGGGTCTAGACTCTAGACTTTAGACTCTAGATTTTAGACTCTAGTCTCTAGACTCTAGAACGTAGAACGATAGAACAAAATACAGGATTGAAGGAACGGAGGAAAGAAAATGATTGAAGCAAAGACGAGCAAACCTGCAATATTGTTCTAGACTCTAGACTCTAGACCGTAGAATGATAGAATAAAATACAGGATAGAAGGAAAAACGAGCAAACCTCCAATATATTGTTCTAGACTCTAAACTCTGGACTCTAGACCGTAGAAAGATAGAACAGAACAACGGTACAGAATGAAGAAAGACGAGCAAAATTTGTTTCGTTCGGTTTCTCACAGGTTTCTCAAGGAACGTCGAAACGGCTCTTCCTCGGCTACCAACGGTAGCTCGGAGATTCTTACGGAGCTGGAGATAGCGGAGATTCGACGCAGCATAGAGAGAGCGAATGCCGAGCAGAAAGTATACAACGAGGAGGCGTTTGGTCCACTGGCCATTGACGCCCCTGTGATAGTGGTCCAGGTGCATACGCGTCTCACCTACCTGAGACATCTGATAGTATCACTGGCTCAGGCAAGAGGGATCGAGCAAACCCTACTCGTCTTCAGTCACGATGTCTGGCATCCGGACATCAACTATCTCGTGCAGAGCGTCGACTTTTGTCGCGTGATGCAGATCTTTTATCCCCACAGCATGCAAACGCATCCGCACACCTTTCCCGGCGAGGATCCCAACGATTGTCCGCGAAACCTTCGCAAGGAACAGTGAGTAACGTGATTTTACTTGTTCCGCGGTACTCGTTGGTCTCGATCGCCTCGGCTAGGGCTTGCAATCCCGCAGAATCCAGCGTTGTTTTTTGGTCCTGCATTTCTTAAATAGGTGATGCGAAAACCCGCAAATTTATTCGACCTACAAGTGTTGAGGCTGAACGAGATTTTTCCAGGATACCTTTGTAATGACTCGAGGAACAACCTAGAAGATACAACAATTAATAGTATTTGCTTTTTACGatcatattttcaaaattctacaaattaaaattttgtcgTATAAAAGACAGCTATCTATAGTTcgttctaaacaatttttacctTACCGCGGGATTGAAATAAATCCTATTGGGAATATTGGGATTGCAAACCCTAGGCTCAACGCTGTCGAGTTATTCACCGATTACCACTGTccacgattgttcgtttctcgGGTTGTTGGCGCGCGCAGGGCCTTGGATCTAGGCTGCATCAACGCTAAGCATCCTGATCTGTACGGGCACTACAGAGAAGCGAAGTTCACGCAGACCAAGCATCACTGGTGGTGGAAGGCCAACCGAGTGTTCGATCAACTATCGATAACGAGAAATCACACGGGCATGGTTCTCTTTCTCGAGGAGGATCATTACGTCGCCGAGGACTTCTTGCATGTTCTCAGGCTGATGGAACGGACTTGCAAGCACAGCTGCGAGAAATGCAACGTTCTCTCGTTAGGCACCTATCTCAAGACGTATAATTACTTCGCCGATTTTAGCCGGAAGGTGAGAATCTTGAATTCCCGATTACTCCCGTGTTCGTATCAACCCTCTGGTCGACCCCCGCGTCAATATCTTTCATGTTCGCCGCATTCGTCGGAAAAATTTCATTCACTCCATGCATACGATGTTGTTGGTCGAGGGGTATgcgtcgcctcgcctcgcctcgccacgAAATTCATTCTCTCGttgtctctcttcttctctcacATTCACCACCATATTATATATGTCTCTTTCTCTGCCGTGTTTTATTTTTCGGCGTCTCTCACCCTGGTCTCTTTCATTCGATCTCGCAGAACGAAGAAGAGAGACCGAAGCGATCGGGAAACGAGACCTTGAGTTTGTAGCAATGGTAGAAGTAGTCGTGGTAGTGCATTGAGTGTAGTTGTATGACAGTAGTAAGTAGTATGTAATAGTAGCGGTGTAGCGTCAGCACGAAAGAATCGAGCCGCGACCGGCAGGCGATACGACGCACAGCGGGACAAAGTGATGAGGTTTGTGTCAGAATGAAAGTACTTTCGATAGACATGAGATAAACCgatgatttattttttaaattgaagctgaaatatTGTGGAGCGTTTTTAAAGGTCATCATCAGATTGCGGtccatatatgagaatacacttcaaactagtgggtcaTCAAATCATTTCATCGAAACAATgatttcattagtttttttcacaaaaatccatttcttgcaaaatcctgaagtGCTAGACAAATTTTGTAACCAGATTGGAATGAAGAAATGATGTGTAGCATGTCAAGAAAAAAATCTATCCGTACATGCTATTGGCAAAACCAcaattttcccatattctgcaatatttcagctttaatttaaaaaataaatcgtCGCTCTATCTCGTCTCTATcgaaagttttttgattttgacaAAAAACATCATCTTGTCACACTGTGCGACGTCGTGtaaaaatggtatcgaaggcGCGAACAATGCATCGTTAAAGATATCGGTTGGAAATGCGCCGGTGCGGCGGCAGCATGGTGGATGTATGAAACGCGAGCGCGTATTAGTCCGTTGACGGTAGGTGCGTATCATCTGTATCGAACAAACAGTAGCTCCATCTCAGTGTGAATATCTGTGTGTCGATGTTTCACGCACGGCCCGTCCATTAGTTCGTTGGCGTCAACAGCGCCCTGCAAAAGGAGCTCCTACGCGGACTAAAGAGATGGGACACATCGACGGGACAGCAACAGCCGTCAAAAGCGGAGGGGAACAGTGCCACCGGTGCAGTTCCGAGCAGTGGCATCACAACCGCCACCGCTGCTGCTACCGGGACCGGCGCTGGAACCGGAAGCGGAACCGGCACCGGTACCAGCACCACCGGGAACTCCAGTTCGGCCGGGAATGGGAACGGCAACGGCAACGGAGCTGCGAGGAGCGTATTATCAGCCGGTCGGAACAACGCGCTCACGGCGCAACCTGTTCCCGCATGGGCATTTCAGCTCCTACCCGGTCTCTACAATCATTATCAAAAGGTTCCCGACGATCTTTCGACGATTCCAGTTCCAGAATCTAGCCGGTGTTCCATTGTCGTGTATCCGTCTTGTCTCGACACGTGTTTCCGTCTTGTCACGACTCGTGTTTCCCGTTGTTTGCG includes:
- the Mgat2 gene encoding alpha-1,6-mannosyl-glycoprotein 2-beta-N-acetylglucosaminyltransferase isoform X1; the encoded protein is MRGGTLLGGGIRSVRGTFLRTLVVVFLATFLWLQIHVISLTGRDSTGHSSPNETLFALVPQELHRFLKERRNGSSSATNGSSEILTELEIAEIRRSIERANAEQKVYNEEAFGPLAIDAPVIVVQVHTRLTYLRHLIVSLAQARGIEQTLLVFSHDVWHPDINYLVQSVDFCRVMQIFYPHSMQTHPHTFPGEDPNDCPRNLRKEQALDLGCINAKHPDLYGHYREAKFTQTKHHWWWKANRVFDQLSITRNHTGMVLFLEEDHYVAEDFLHVLRLMERTCKHSCEKCNVLSLGTYLKTYNYFADFSRKFVGVNSALQKELLRGLKRWDTSTGQQQPSKAEGNSATGAVPSSGITTATAAATGTGAGTGSGTGTGTSTTGNSSSAGNGNGNGNGAARSVLSAGRNNALTAQPVPAWAFQLLPGLYNHYQKAEVIPWISSKHNMGMAFNRVTWNKLRKCAAQFCSYDDYNWDWSLQHIAQSCMPPSKGAGVSPRTESGLVTMMMRAPRVFHIGECGVHHKKTNCESTAAIAKVQNVLKTAHSHLFPNQLTLTVAGTAKKTKLRKGNGGWGDVRDHRLCWNITVYPDLALP
- the Mgat2 gene encoding alpha-1,6-mannosyl-glycoprotein 2-beta-N-acetylglucosaminyltransferase isoform X2 yields the protein MRGGTLLGGGIRSVRGTFLRTLVVVFLATFLWLQIHVISLTGRDSTGHSSPNETLFALVPQELHRFLKERRNGSSSATNGSSEILTELEIAEIRRSIERANAEQKVYNEEAFGPLAIDAPVIVVQVHTRLTYLRHLIVSLAQARGIEQTLLVFSHDVWHPDINYLVQSVDFCRVMQIFYPHSMQTHPHTFPGEDPNDCPRNLRKEQALDLGCINAKHPDLYGHYREAKFTQTKHHWWWKANRVFDQLSITRNHTGMVLFLEEDHYVAEDFLHVLRLMERTCKHSCEKCNVLSLGTYLKTYNYFADFSRKAEVIPWISSKHNMGMAFNRVTWNKLRKCAAQFCSYDDYNWDWSLQHIAQSCMPPSKGAGVSPRTESGLVTMMMRAPRVFHIGECGVHHKKTNCESTAAIAKVQNVLKTAHSHLFPNQLTLTVAGTAKKTKLRKGNGGWGDVRDHRLCWNITVYPDLALP